From Dioscorea cayenensis subsp. rotundata cultivar TDr96_F1 chromosome 13, TDr96_F1_v2_PseudoChromosome.rev07_lg8_w22 25.fasta, whole genome shotgun sequence, the proteins below share one genomic window:
- the LOC120274977 gene encoding cytochrome P450 81Q32-like, whose protein sequence is MADFFSIVIISSILLLPLLLHLLLKNPNPNPNPPSPPGLPILGHLHLLKPPLHRALAHLSDIHGPIFLLRFGSRRVLHVSSYSAADECFTVNDITFANRPRLLSGKHLGYNHQTIVWAPYGPHWRNLRRLTTVELLSTNRLLSSSHIRSDEAISLVKTLLRDYSGSGFHLTELKTKFFGLAYNVVMRMIANKRYYGDADESSSEAGKEFRDIVRESFRVSGTSNAADFVPIVRWLGIGGHERKLKRLRRRRDQFFDGLINEHRTAKKMTGSQHSEGSPAERSTVIDLLLSIQEGEPEYYNDAIIKGIIAAMLIAGTDTSATTMEWAMALLLNNPQTLKRLRDELDANIKQGSLLQESDFSKLPYLHAVINETLRMYPAGPLLVPHESSQDCTVGGFHVPSGTILLVNAWKIQRDPKFWDEPNKFMPERFLRTNSEKKSDEVVKEGLKMIPFGVGRRRCPGEGLAMRVVALVVGTLVQCFEWDRVCDGELDMSEGAGLTLPKIKPLEAIYKPRESLASLLCQL, encoded by the exons ATGGCAGACTTCTTCTCCATAGTCATCATCTCCTCCAtccttctccttcctcttcttctccatctcctcctcaAAAACcccaaccctaaccctaatccacCAAGCCCTCCTGGTCTCCCTATCCTTGGCCACCTTCATCTTCTCAAACCTCCACTCCACCGAGCACTAGCCCATCTCTCAGACATCCATGGACCCATATTTCTCCTCCGTTTCGGCTCCCGCCGTGTCCTACACGTCTCCTCCTACTCCGCCGCCGACGAGTGCTTCACCGTCAACGACATCACCTTCGCCAACCGTCCTCGCCTCCTCTCCGGCAAGCACCTCGGCTACAACCACCAAACTATCGTGTGGGCCCCCTACGGCCCACACTGGCGCAACCTCCGCCGGTTAACCACCGTCGAACTCCTCTCCACCAACCGCCTCCTCTCCTCCTCCCACATCCGCTCCGACGAGGCCATCTCTCTCGTCAAAACCCTCCTCCGTGACTACTCCGGCTCCGGTTTCCACCTCACCGAGCTCAAGACCAAGTTCTTTGGCCTCGCTTACAACGTCGTCATGAGGATGATAGCCAACAAGAGGTACTACGGTGACGCCGATGAGAGCTCGTCGGAGGCCGGAAAGGAGTTCAGGGACATCGTCAGGGAGTCTTTCAGAGTCTCCGGCACGTCCAACGCCGCTGATTTTGTTCCGATCGTGCGGTGGCTTGGTATTGGAGGACATGAGAGGAAGCTGAAGAGACTGAGGAGGAGAAGGGACCAGTTCTTTGATGGCCTCATCAACGAGCACCGGACGGCGAAGAAGATGACCGGATCCCAACACAGCGAGGGCTCGCCGGCGGAGAGATCAACGGTCATCGACTTGCTGCTCTCCATTCAAGAAGGTGAACCGGAGTATTACAACGATGCCATCATCAAGGGGATTATTGCG GCGATGTTGATAGCAGGAACGGACACATCAGCAACAACAATGGAATGGGCAATGGCTCTTCTCCTTAACAATCCTCAAACCCTAAAAAGACTTAGAGACGAGCTTGATGCAAATATAAAGCAAGGTTCACTATTACAAGAAAGTGATTTCTCCAAGCTCCCATACTTGCATGCAGTGATAAATGAGACACTTAGAATGTACCCGGCTGGGCCATTACTAGTTCCACATGAATCGTCTCAGGACTGCACTGTGGGTGGCTTTCACGTTCCAAGTGGAACAATTCTACTAGTCAATGCATGGAAAATACAAAGAGATCCAAAGTTCTGGGATGAGCCAAATAAGTTCATGCCTGAGAGGTTTCTTCGAACAAATAGTGAGAAGAAGAGTGATGAGGTTGTTAAAGAAGGGTTGAAGATGATACCATTTGGGGTGGGGCGCCGGCGATGCCCCGGTGAAGGGCTGGCGATGAGGGTGGTGGCGCTGGTGGTAGGGACTCTGGTGCAATGTTTTGAATGGGATAGAGTTTGTGATGGAGAACTGGACATGAGTGAAGGAGCAGGACTAACGTTGCCTAAAATTAAGCCTTTGGAAGCCATATATAAGCCAAGGGAATCCTTGGCTAGTCTTCTCTGCCAACTTTGA
- the LOC120274972 gene encoding uncharacterized protein LOC120274972 isoform X1, with protein sequence MEGTGQGSQPVSGGNPEHVGSYQDVQRLPRRNNWTISSDEALVDLLLEESKQPGVCSGSFRPEAWFRIWNEYQKRTREDTTLPQLKGRWKTLKKLYKLHSSLVGKSGWSWDFDTQRPTPGCPMVWEEIIKLNKEYKVCRDKPFPLFLKIHDLVASSTANGQYASHTGGSVRADDLVVNLDEGSGSSDSLVLHVDKDTIPSHSTGKKVSYNNASSMTKRKQLDHPNPSVSKKKSSDHTVEALNRLISLSDRRSKIMEQSKEEDDSFSFKTCMEKLSSMPGVSDVEVCVAAEALKSRENRIFFMTMRQSVIDCWLSLRMKEFRQQVE encoded by the exons ATGGAGGGCACAGGACAAGGGAGCCAACCAGTGTCTGGAGGGAATCCAGAACATGTAGGTTCCTATCAAGATGTGCAGAGGTTGCCGCGCAGGAATAACTGGACGATTTCTAGTGATGAAGCACTAGTTGACCTATTGTTGGAGGAAAGCAAGCAGCCTGGTGTGTGTTCAGGTTCCTTTCGACCGGAAGCATGGTTCAGAATATGGAATGAGTACCAAAAAAGGACCAGAGAAGACACCACTTTGCCCCAGTTGAAAGGTAGATGGAAGACTTTGAAGAAGCTATACAAGTTGCATTCGTCATTGGTTGGTAAGAGTGGATGGTCATGGGATTTTGACACTCAAAGACCAACCCCTGGTTGTCCAATGGTGTGGGAGGAGATTATTAAG CTCAACAAGGAATACAAAGTTTGCCGAGATAAGCCTTTCCCATTGTTTTTGAAGATCCATGATCTTGTGGCTTCATCCACCGCAAATGGGCAATACGCTAGCCACACGGGTGGCTCGGTGAGAGCCGATGATCTTGTTGTTAACTTGGACGAGGGATCCGGTTCATCAGATAGTCTTGTTCTTCATGTTGACAAGGACACAATCCCATCGCATTCAACGGGCAAGAAAGTTTCTTACAACAATGCCTCATCCATGACTAAAAGGAAAcaattagatcatccaaatcCTAGTGTGTCAAAGAAGAAAAGTTCTGACCACACAGTGGAAGCGCTAAATCGATTAATATCTTTGAGTGATCGTAGAAGCAAGATCATGGAACAAAGCAAGGAAGAGGATGATAGTTTCTCCTTTAAGACTTGCATGGAGAAATTGTCCTCTATGCCGGGAGTCAGTGATGTGGAGGTATGTGTTGCGGCCGAGGCATTGAAATCGCGTGAAAATAGGATTTTCTTCATGACTATGCGACAATCGGTTATAGATTGTTGGTTGAGTCTACGTATGAAGGAATTCCGTCAGCAGGTA GAGTAG
- the LOC120274972 gene encoding uncharacterized protein LOC120274972 isoform X3, producing MEGTGQGSQPVSGGNPEHVGSYQDVQRLPRRNNWTISSDEALVDLLLEESKQPGVCSGSFRPEAWFRIWNEYQKRTREDTTLPQLKGRWKTLKKLYKLHSSLVGKSGWSWDFDTQRPTPGCPMVWEEIIKLNKEYKVCRDKPFPLFLKIHDLVASSTANGQYASHTGGSVRADDLVVNLDEGSGSSDSLVLHVDKDTIPSHSTGKKVSYNNASSMTKRKQLDHPNPSVSKKKSSDHTVEALNRLISLSDRRSKIMEQSKEEDDSFSFKTCMEKLSSMPGVSDVEE from the exons ATGGAGGGCACAGGACAAGGGAGCCAACCAGTGTCTGGAGGGAATCCAGAACATGTAGGTTCCTATCAAGATGTGCAGAGGTTGCCGCGCAGGAATAACTGGACGATTTCTAGTGATGAAGCACTAGTTGACCTATTGTTGGAGGAAAGCAAGCAGCCTGGTGTGTGTTCAGGTTCCTTTCGACCGGAAGCATGGTTCAGAATATGGAATGAGTACCAAAAAAGGACCAGAGAAGACACCACTTTGCCCCAGTTGAAAGGTAGATGGAAGACTTTGAAGAAGCTATACAAGTTGCATTCGTCATTGGTTGGTAAGAGTGGATGGTCATGGGATTTTGACACTCAAAGACCAACCCCTGGTTGTCCAATGGTGTGGGAGGAGATTATTAAG CTCAACAAGGAATACAAAGTTTGCCGAGATAAGCCTTTCCCATTGTTTTTGAAGATCCATGATCTTGTGGCTTCATCCACCGCAAATGGGCAATACGCTAGCCACACGGGTGGCTCGGTGAGAGCCGATGATCTTGTTGTTAACTTGGACGAGGGATCCGGTTCATCAGATAGTCTTGTTCTTCATGTTGACAAGGACACAATCCCATCGCATTCAACGGGCAAGAAAGTTTCTTACAACAATGCCTCATCCATGACTAAAAGGAAAcaattagatcatccaaatcCTAGTGTGTCAAAGAAGAAAAGTTCTGACCACACAGTGGAAGCGCTAAATCGATTAATATCTTTGAGTGATCGTAGAAGCAAGATCATGGAACAAAGCAAGGAAGAGGATGATAGTTTCTCCTTTAAGACTTGCATGGAGAAATTGTCCTCTATGCCGGGAGTCAGTGATGTGGAG GAGTAG
- the LOC120274972 gene encoding uncharacterized protein LOC120274972 isoform X2, whose protein sequence is MEGTGQGSQPVSGGNPEHVGSYQDVQRLPRRNNWTISSDEALVDLLLEESKQPGVCSGSFRPEAWFRIWNEYQKRTREDTTLPQLKGRWKTLKKLYKLHSSLVGKSGWSWDFDTQRPTPGCPMVWEEIIKLNKEYKVCRDKPFPLFLKIHDLVASSTANGQYASHTGGSVRADDLVVNLDEGSGSSDSLVLHVDKDTIPSHSTGKKVSYNNASSMTKRKQLDHPNPSVSKKKSSDHTVEALNRLISLSDRRSKIMEQSKEEDDSFSFKTCMEKLSSMPGVSDVEVCVAAEALKSRENRIFFMTMRQSVIDCWLSLRMKEFRQQE, encoded by the exons ATGGAGGGCACAGGACAAGGGAGCCAACCAGTGTCTGGAGGGAATCCAGAACATGTAGGTTCCTATCAAGATGTGCAGAGGTTGCCGCGCAGGAATAACTGGACGATTTCTAGTGATGAAGCACTAGTTGACCTATTGTTGGAGGAAAGCAAGCAGCCTGGTGTGTGTTCAGGTTCCTTTCGACCGGAAGCATGGTTCAGAATATGGAATGAGTACCAAAAAAGGACCAGAGAAGACACCACTTTGCCCCAGTTGAAAGGTAGATGGAAGACTTTGAAGAAGCTATACAAGTTGCATTCGTCATTGGTTGGTAAGAGTGGATGGTCATGGGATTTTGACACTCAAAGACCAACCCCTGGTTGTCCAATGGTGTGGGAGGAGATTATTAAG CTCAACAAGGAATACAAAGTTTGCCGAGATAAGCCTTTCCCATTGTTTTTGAAGATCCATGATCTTGTGGCTTCATCCACCGCAAATGGGCAATACGCTAGCCACACGGGTGGCTCGGTGAGAGCCGATGATCTTGTTGTTAACTTGGACGAGGGATCCGGTTCATCAGATAGTCTTGTTCTTCATGTTGACAAGGACACAATCCCATCGCATTCAACGGGCAAGAAAGTTTCTTACAACAATGCCTCATCCATGACTAAAAGGAAAcaattagatcatccaaatcCTAGTGTGTCAAAGAAGAAAAGTTCTGACCACACAGTGGAAGCGCTAAATCGATTAATATCTTTGAGTGATCGTAGAAGCAAGATCATGGAACAAAGCAAGGAAGAGGATGATAGTTTCTCCTTTAAGACTTGCATGGAGAAATTGTCCTCTATGCCGGGAGTCAGTGATGTGGAGGTATGTGTTGCGGCCGAGGCATTGAAATCGCGTGAAAATAGGATTTTCTTCATGACTATGCGACAATCGGTTATAGATTGTTGGTTGAGTCTACGTATGAAGGAATTCCGTCAGCAG GAGTAG